The stretch of DNA TGGCTTCAGTGAAGAAGGCCGCGCCGACGGGCGCCAGGCGCTATGGGGCCGTGACATCGCGGTGCTGCCGCAGGAGCCTTGGCTGAGCCTCGATCCAACCATGCGAGCACTGGGACAAGTCTCGGAAACCTACCGCTATGTGCGTGGCACAGGGGCGGAGGCGTCGCACCGTCTGGCCCGTCTGGACATGGCCCGCATGGGCCTCGAACACGCAGAGGCAAAATTTCCGTTTCAGCTATCGGGCGGCATGGCCCAGCGCCTGGCGTTCGCCGCGACCCACGCCGGTGGCGCACAGATCATGATTGCCGACGAGCCAACCAAAGGCCTGGACAGCGCACGCATCGGTGGAGTCGTTGAGTTGTTGCAAGCCGGCCTCGCCCATGGCGGCGCACTGCTGATCATCACACATGACATCGAGGTCGCTCGCCGTCTGGGGGGCGATGTGATGATCATGCACAAGGGAAAAGTCGTCGAGAGCGGCAGTGCCGAACAGGTGCTCAGCAGGCCAGCGCAGGAATACACGCGACAACTGTTGGATGCCGACCCCAAACGCTGGGCGCCGCGCAGCCGCCCGATTTTCACGAACGAGGCCGTGGTGCAGGTGAACGACCTGGCGGTGGCGCGTGGCGGGCACACCTTGTTCGAAGGGCTTTCCTTCAAAATACGCCGTGGTGAAATCGTCGGGGTTACCGGTCCGTCCGGCTGTGGAAAATCCACGCTGGGCGACGTCATTCTGGGTCTGATGAGCGCTCGTGAAGGCACGGTGACGACACAGGCAGGGGCTCCCCGCGTGGCGTTCCAGAAGCTTTATCAAGACCCCGTCGCTGCGTTCCCCCCGTCGGTCACTCTCGCCCGCAACCTTGCTGATCTGGTGAGCCTGCATCGCCTCGACTCGAGTCGCATCGACATGCTGCTGCAGCGCCTGCGGCTGGAGCCTTCGCTGCTAAACCGCTTGCCAGGCAACGTCTCCGGCGGGGAACTGCAACGCTTCTCCCTGCTGCGCGTGCTGTTGCTCAAGCCCGTCTTTATTTTTGCCGACGAGCCCAGCTCGCGGCTCGATCTCATCACCCAGCAGGAAATGGTCGAGTTGTTGGTCGAGACGGCCAGAGAAAACGCCACCGCCGTATTGCTTGTCAGCCACGACGAAGCATTGATCGATGCCGTATCGGATCAGCGCGTTCGTCTGGGTTCTTTGAACCCAAGCACCAATACAGCCGAGCACGCGGACACGCTTACTCAACTGCAGCCCTATCCAAGCGTCAAAAGAGCCTGAAATGACCTTACTGCCACTCCGTTCCCTCGGCCTCGCCCTGTTGGTGAGCCCCTTAGCCATGGCCGACTCAGCGCAATCGAAATCCAACGGGTTCATCGAAGACAGTTCCTGGAACCTGCTCAACCGCACCGTTTATGACAACCGTGAGTACCGCAACGGTGGCAGTAATAGCGGCGCACGCAATGCTTATAAACCTCGCGCTGAGCGCAATGGCTATGCCGAAGAGTGGGGCTACGGGCTGATGGGTACCCTGCAGTCGGGCTTTACTCAGGGCACCATTGGCGTGGGTGTGGATGCGCATGCCTATTTTGGCGCACAGCTGGACAGCGGTGGCGGGCGTGCGGGCAAGGCGCGACTGCTCGGTGTGGATAACGATGGCTACCCCAAGGATGCGTTCAGCCGGGCCGGTGCCGCCGTAAAGCTGCGCCTGTCTTCAACCGTCCTCTCGTATGGCGAGCAACGCGTGAAGACACCCGTGTTCAGTTCATCTGACAGCCGTCTGCTGCCGGAAACCGCCACCGGCATCTTCATCAACAGCAGCGAGTTCGAGACGTTGCGATTCGTTGGCGGACACTTCACTGAAAGCACTGACCGCAATGCCAGCAGCCATGATCAGGGCTTCGTCGTCAATTATTCCAACGCCAAGCAAGGCGATGCCCTTGATCTGGCCGGAGTGGTGTTCACGCCAGGCAAGAACCTCAGCGCCAGCGTTTATACATCGCGCTACGAAGACACATGGACCCGTCATTACGTGGGAGGAACATTCGTCAAGCCGATTGACGACGATCGCTCGGTGGCGCTGAACCTGAACCTGTACCGCACCGCTGACACCGGCAAGTCACTCTCGGGCGACATCGACAACACCACCTGGAGCGTGATGTCCACCTACAGCGACGGCCCGCATAGCGTCAGCCTGGGCTATCAGAACGTCGATGGCGACACACCGTTCGACTACGTGACCCGTGGCGCGATCTTTATCACCAATGCCGTTCACATGTCCGATTTCAATGCGCCTAACGAGCAGTCCTGGCAAGCCCGCTACGAGTTGGCGATGGCGGATTTTGGCCTGCCCGGTTTAGTGCTCAGTGCGGCTTACGTCCGGGGCAGCCAGATAGATGGCAGCCGCGTCGACCCACGAGGTGGCTATGCCTATCTCGGCTATGGCGATGATGGCAAGCACTGGGAGCGCGACCTGGAGGTGCGTTACGTGGTTCAGGGTGGCACCGCAAAAGGCACAAGAATCTCCCTGCGCCACAACGTACACCGCAGCAATGGCGCACAAGCGGAGCTGGATGCCGATCAGATACGCCTGGCTGTCGAATATCCCCTATCAGGTGTGTTCTGATCAGCCCCCGCGCGCATCGCGAGTGCACGGGGTCCTTTGCTTTCAGCGCGCGATCACATGCGCTGTGCGACGTCCTCCAGCGCCGGACCGTCTTGCGTTGAACGGTCGCGCTGGCGCCACGTTTGCTACAGCGCGCGATGCCAGGCGATGCGGATCAGGGCGCGAGCGTGGCTTCGATTGCGGCGATGTCGATCTTGGTCATCTCCATCATCGCGTCGAATGCGCGCTTAGCTGTTGCGGGGTCGGGATGGGTTATCGCCTCAGTCAGGACGCGTGGGGTAATTTGCCACGACAACCCCCACTTGTCCTTGCACCAGCCGCATACGCTTTCCTGGCCGCCATTTTCGACAATCGCGTTCCACAAACGGTCGGTTTCGGCTTGGTCGTCAGTCGCGATCTGAAACGAAAACGCCTCGTTGTGCTTGATCGACGGGCCTCCATTCAGCCCGAGGCAAGGGATGCCGATGACCGTGAATTCGACGGTCAGGACATCGCCTTGCTTGCCCGCTGGGTAATCGCCCGGCGCGTGATGGACGGCAATCACCGCGCTGTCAGGAAACGTATCGGCGTAGAAGTGTGCAGCCTCCAGCGCGGTACCGTCGTACCAAAGGCATAGGGTGTTCTTGCTGTTCATTTTGGCTTTCCAGGGATGGCCGTGGCTGTGTGTTCTGACGACGCCAGGCAGCCGGAATCATTGCCGCCTGGCTGTTTCCGCCGCTCATCGAAAGCGTAGTCCCTTATCCGTCGGCGAGCGAAAGGGTGCTGCGCCGTCTGCGCCGGGTGAGTAACAAGCAGGCGTCAGTGGGGAGTGAGTCGAAGCGGAAGGACGGGTAGGAGGTTGTCTCGCAAGAGACGAGGCGAGGCGCGGCGGGGTGCGAAACAGCCATAAGACGAGGTGCTCAGATAGAAGCACCTCGCTTACGGGCTGTGATCAAAGTTCGATCGCGACCAGCCCTGAGCGGCTATTCGGTGGTGAAACGATACGGTTAATCCACCACGAAACTGGTAGTGGTGCCGTTATACAGCCGGTCGACCGTTTGCCCGGCAACCGTCTGGCCGCCGGCATCTGTTTCATGGCTGGCAGCGAGTATGTAGCGGCCGGGGGTAGGCATCGTTAAGGCGACCAGGCCTTGCTCATCCGTTTTCATTTCCTGGGCTTGGTTGTTCGGCGCGATCAGCATGACGGTCATGTCTGCCAACGGCTTGCCCTTGTACAGGAGGGTGAAGCGACTCCCGTTGGCTGCTACCGGGACCAGCTCCAGATCCATCCGAGCCTCTGTGTCGGTGCGTCCCCAGCGGGCATGCATCAGCGCTGCGGTGATTTCGCCCTCATCGTTTTCCCAGGGCTTCCAGACCTGATCGTTGACGGCACGGATGTCGTCCGGCCCATCGACCTCGGCTTCGAGGTGATCATCCCGCACGACAAGCTCGTTTGACTGGGTTGGGGCCAATAGCTTCGTCGTCGGTGCCAGTGCGGCGATGGTCTCTCCGCGCTCGATGACGTCCTGATCGGGCTCGCCGAGGTAGACCCGGACGGGGCCTTTCCCGTCTCGTTCGAGCCAGAGTTCATGGGCACACACCGGCAGCGCGAGGGTGCCGAGCATGAAGAGACTGACTAAGGGTTTGAACATAAAGACCTGTCCTTTTCTGAGGCGTCATCGCCGCGCGTCTGGCGGCAACAGGAAGAGAAAGCGCCGCGATTGGCTTCGCGGCGCACGTCGATCAAAGCGTCCAGTTCACGCTGAACATCAGGTTGCGCGGCTCGCCGTAGGAGACGCTGGTGTTGCTGTTGATGCTCGAGTAGTAGGTTTTGTCGAACACATTGTTGAGGTTCAAGCGCGTATCGACGTGCTCGTTGACGCGGTAACCGAGCATGAAGTTGGCGAGGGTGTAGGCCTCTTGGTCGATGCGATAGGAGGTCATCTCCCTATAGGTGCTGTTCTGGCTGCTCAGGCTACCGCCGATGCGCCACTGGTCCAGTGAGCCGCGCAGGTGGTAGACAGTGGACAGCTTGAACTGATGGCGCGGCTGCTTCGGATCGAACAGCTTCCCTTCGTTGGCAGTGGTGGTGTCCTTGCGATACGTGGCCTCGACATAGGTGTAGCCGGCGCTGGCTTCCCAGCCCTCGGCCAGTAGACCGGCCACTTCCAGGTCGACGCCTTTGCTTTCGACTTCGCCGGCGGCTTCGTAACAGGAAATACTGA from Pseudomonas sp. DNDY-54 encodes:
- a CDS encoding OprD family porin, which translates into the protein MTLLPLRSLGLALLVSPLAMADSAQSKSNGFIEDSSWNLLNRTVYDNREYRNGGSNSGARNAYKPRAERNGYAEEWGYGLMGTLQSGFTQGTIGVGVDAHAYFGAQLDSGGGRAGKARLLGVDNDGYPKDAFSRAGAAVKLRLSSTVLSYGEQRVKTPVFSSSDSRLLPETATGIFINSSEFETLRFVGGHFTESTDRNASSHDQGFVVNYSNAKQGDALDLAGVVFTPGKNLSASVYTSRYEDTWTRHYVGGTFVKPIDDDRSVALNLNLYRTADTGKSLSGDIDNTTWSVMSTYSDGPHSVSLGYQNVDGDTPFDYVTRGAIFITNAVHMSDFNAPNEQSWQARYELAMADFGLPGLVLSAAYVRGSQIDGSRVDPRGGYAYLGYGDDGKHWERDLEVRYVVQGGTAKGTRISLRHNVHRSNGAQAELDADQIRLAVEYPLSGVF
- a CDS encoding DUF4198 domain-containing protein; amino-acid sequence: MFKPLVSLFMLGTLALPVCAHELWLERDGKGPVRVYLGEPDQDVIERGETIAALAPTTKLLAPTQSNELVVRDDHLEAEVDGPDDIRAVNDQVWKPWENDEGEITAALMHARWGRTDTEARMDLELVPVAANGSRFTLLYKGKPLADMTVMLIAPNNQAQEMKTDEQGLVALTMPTPGRYILAASHETDAGGQTVAGQTVDRLYNGTTTSFVVD
- a CDS encoding VOC family protein, coding for MNSKNTLCLWYDGTALEAAHFYADTFPDSAVIAVHHAPGDYPAGKQGDVLTVEFTVIGIPCLGLNGGPSIKHNEAFSFQIATDDQAETDRLWNAIVENGGQESVCGWCKDKWGLSWQITPRVLTEAITHPDPATAKRAFDAMMEMTKIDIAAIEATLAP
- a CDS encoding ABC transporter ATP-binding protein; amino-acid sequence: MKPLLKTEALEIRTATAQLVQPLSIALYPGRVLTIIGETGSGKSLFAQGIVGNLPPGLHARGRIEFGTGFSEEGRADGRQALWGRDIAVLPQEPWLSLDPTMRALGQVSETYRYVRGTGAEASHRLARLDMARMGLEHAEAKFPFQLSGGMAQRLAFAATHAGGAQIMIADEPTKGLDSARIGGVVELLQAGLAHGGALLIITHDIEVARRLGGDVMIMHKGKVVESGSAEQVLSRPAQEYTRQLLDADPKRWAPRSRPIFTNEAVVQVNDLAVARGGHTLFEGLSFKIRRGEIVGVTGPSGCGKSTLGDVILGLMSAREGTVTTQAGAPRVAFQKLYQDPVAAFPPSVTLARNLADLVSLHRLDSSRIDMLLQRLRLEPSLLNRLPGNVSGGELQRFSLLRVLLLKPVFIFADEPSSRLDLITQQEMVELLVETARENATAVLLVSHDEALIDAVSDQRVRLGSLNPSTNTAEHADTLTQLQPYPSVKRA